CTCTTTCTAGCATGGATTTTCAAACATTTAGTTGGTCCACGTGTCCCTTTCTTACTTGCCCCTGTGTTAGATAAAATATAATTAGCATGGGATATAAATTTGAATGAAACAATAATAAAGAATAATGCATGACACGAAGCTTAGTACGTACCTTCAGTTTGTTTACTTCCATTTTGCTGAGTGTTTTCTTCTTCACCCATTATATTTTCTTCTTCCTCAAGATTCtcacattcatcttcttcactattTTCTCCAttttctttgaggaattcttcaacTGATGTCGATTTACACATTGGGCTTCGTTTTGTCTTCTTCAAGCCACTTCCTTGCTCTGTCCCGGAATTTCCATCAACTTCTACCATTGCCCTTTTCATACGATTCTGGTTTGACCTTGAATCAGCAGTGTCAGCCACCCGTTTCTCCTTAGGTTGCTCCTTTGCACTTGAAGGATTCTGCTTCGCACTTGAAGGACGTTTCTGATTCGCACTCGAAGCTTGTTGCTTAGTAATTGAAACTTGTTGCTTAGCACTTGAAACTTGTTGTTTAGCACTTGAAACTTGTTGCTTAGCACTTGAAACTTGTTTAGAACTTGAAACCTGTTTCTTAGCACTTCCTTGTTGCTGCTTTGCACTTGAAGGATTCTGCTTATCATTTCCTTGTTGCTGCCTGGTCCTTGAATCAACAATTTCAGGCCCTGTTTTTTTAGTAAGTTGCTGCCTTGTCCTTGAAGCAATTTCAGGCCCTGTTTTGGGAATCACTTGCTGCCTGGTTGAATCAGTACATTCAGCCCCTACTTTTCTGGGAGTTGTCTGCCTTGTCCTCATTTTGGTTGGATAAAACACATCGGCCGAACTATCAATCTTTGAAGCAGTAGTTTCAAACTTAGATAAGTTGAAAAGTTCCCTAGATGCAGGCACAAAAGGAGGTCTGATGCCTACTTTACTAGGTCCTTCACGATTATTATTATTTACCATCTCGCATTTGATATCATACTTCTTAGCCAATTCAGCACTGGATCTAAATAGAGGCAACCGAAAATTGGCGGTAACTTGTTCACCCTTTTGTGCGGCAGCCGTCTTCTTTTGCaagtttgaaaccttcttcattttctgttaacatggaaaatattaaaagaaacaaAGTTTAACCAATCAACACTAATTTGCAATATTCAAACGGTTAACAATAAATCACTAATCATTAGATCTATGACTAactcaaaacaaataagattcagAACATAGTGGATTTACAAAAACAGAAATGAAATAGATTCAACACATAGTGGATTCAACACATAGTGGATTTACAAAAACTGAAATGAAATAGATTCAACACATCTAATCAGTTACATCAGAAATTCTAATGATATTGTCATTCTCCTAATGAATACAACTCATAAAACCAATACATGAAAAGttcaaatggaaaataaaaaagaaatgtatTTGTTCAATGCCATATCCAATCAGTTACACCAGAAATGAAATAGATTGACATTAGTCCATGAAATCAAATAGGGTATCATCATAATCAAAATCCTCTCCATCACTTTCAGCTTCATTCATTTCATGAGGTGTTTCAGCTATTGTTGCAGGTATGTCTTCCCTAACCCAATTTAATTCACCATCACCATCACTATTTTCTCCACTTTCAGCTTGTAAGTTTGACGGGTCAGCAATGTTAAAGAAATCTCGTGGAACTGTTTGCAGAGCATAATGCCGGTTTGGATCAAAAGGGTCTTGGATATAGTAACATTGATGAACTTGAGAAGGTAGCACAAATGGATCATTCTGATAAATTTTCTTATTGAAACACACACAAGTAAGTCCGTATTTGTCTTTTTCAACCTCAAACCAATCGCACTTAAACAAAACAAAGTTGAAATTTCCATAGTAGTATAACTCAATTATATCAACAATGGCTCCATAATATGTGATGGGTTCTGTCCTAGGATTTCCATCCTTGGAGCTAGCGAAACTTGAAGTTAGTGAAACTAAAGTTACGCCAGAATTTTGAGTTTTGCGATTTGCATCTCGTTTTCTAGTATGGAACCTATATCCATTAATGACGTAACCTGGATACCTCTTTGCAACAAAATTAGGACCTCTAGAAAGTTTTTCAAGTTGTAATGGCACATCATCATTCTGGGCACGAGTTTTAAGCCATTcactaaattctttactttgacTTTTGGCCTTGGTCCACTTCCTTTTGTTAGTGTTTAAATTAACACTTTGATCATGCTCACTACAAAAGTCAACAAATTATATGTTAACATATCTCTAATCTTAGGATTAGTAGATAAATACATAGGAGGACAAATAGTTATTGTACTACCTGATGTAAATTTGAACTTCATTGCAATTGAATAAGATGTATCGATGGGCATCATCCTTTGATTTCACATCAAGATGAAAGGGTTCGCCTGCCCCCCCTAAAGGACGACCGACAGTTGTAAAGTAATCATCTGGATCTGTTTCAAGTGAATCGGTAACATCATAATTCCGACTCTTCCTATTCAACCTTGTATCTACATTGCTATGCAAATACCTTGAGCAAAATGTTATAGCTTCTTCAGCCAGATACCCCTCGGCAATAGAACCTTCAGGATAAGCTCTATTGCGGACATAGTTCTTAAGTTTACACAAGTATCTTTCGGTGGGATACATCCATCGAAATTGAACAGGACCACCCAATCTAACTTCATTTACCAGATGAATAGGCaagtgaaccattatgtcaaagaaACTTGGAGGAAATATCATCTCCAACTGACAAAGTATCTCTACAATCTCATCTTCTAGGTAATCTAAATCTTCCACTTGTATAACTTTCTGACATAGAGAGCGGAAAAAGGAACCAAGACGAATTAGTGGGGTTGCCACCTCCTTGGGCATTGTGCTTCTTACTGCAATTTGCAACAAATAGTGTAACATGAAATGCGCACCATGGCTCTTGTAACCAGATATTTTTTTGTCACCAACTTGTAcacattttgaaatatttgatgcAGTCCCATCTGGTAACTTGGCAGCCTTTATAACTCCACAAAAAATTGACTTCTCGTGCGGAGTCATTGAGAAACATGCTTTCGCAAACTCTGAACGTCCTCCACCAATCTCCCTTGGATGAAGTCTTTCTCTAATTCCCATTTCTTGCAAATCATAACGGGCTTTAATATGATCTTTTGTCTTCCCCAGGATGTCCAAAAGAGTTCCAACAATACTATCAAATATGTTTTTTTCAATGTGCATTACATCTAAATTATGGCGCAATGTATTTTGAGCCCAGTAAGGCAActcaaaaaaaattgacctctTCTTCCACGGGCCATCAActttcttcttattcttcttcccAAATTCATTATTGAAATCTTTTAAGAGTTCAAGAATTTCTGCCCCGTTTAACATGGATGGTGCAGTCCTATGTTCTTCTTCTCCGTTAAATGATTTGACATCGTCTCTCCAAGAATGAGTTCTTGGTAAAAAGGTACGGTGGTCCATATAACACATCTTATGACTGTGTTTGAGGTATAACGAATTGGTGTTAGATTTACAACAGGCACACGCCAATTTTCCTTTGGTGCTCTATCCCGACAACATAGCATAAGCAGGGTAGTCACTAATTGTCCACAGAAGAGCTGCACGcatttgaaaagtttgattcaTTGAAGAATCATATGTCTCTATGCCGGATTCCCATAACTCTTTTAGCTCCTCTATCAGTGGTTGGAGGTAAACATCGATATCGTTGCCTGGAGATTTTGGTCCAGGAATCAACAATGACAACATTGTATATTCAGGTTTCATGGACAGCCAAGGTGGTGTGTTGTATACCATCATCAAGACAGGCCATGTACTATGAGATAAGCTCATGGTCCTAAATGGATTAAACCCATCACTCGTTAAGCCAAGTCTTACATTGCGGGACTCACTAGAAAAATCTGGATGGAGCTCATCAAAGTCCTTCCACGCTTTACCATCAGCAGGATGCCTCAATTTTCCATCCTTTGAGCGCTCTTCTTCATGTCATCTCATTGACTCAGCTGTCTTTGAACACATGAACAACCTTTGTAGTCTAGGAATCAATGGAAAGTGCCTCAAAACTTTTGCAGGAACTCTACAGTCATTTTTTGGTTGCTCAGACTCGCATCCTTCAGTTGCAGCATTTTTTTTCCACCGTGAAGCTTCACAAATAGTGCAAGAATTGTCCTTTTCATGCTCCTTCCAAAATAGCATGCAATCGTTTGGGCATGCATCTATCTTCTTATAATCAAGGCCTAAACCACTTatcatggcttttgtcttgtaaaATGATTCCGGTATGTTCAAATCAGGCATTGCTTCTTTCAATAATTCTAATAGGGCAGTGAATGACGTATTGCTCCAGCCGTGGAGACATTTCAACAAGTAGAGTCGAATCGTGAATGATAACGAAGAGAAGTCTTTGCATCCAGGGTACAGTTCTTGTTCAGCCTCTTTAATCAAATTGTAAAACGTTCTAGCCTCGTCATTGGGACCTTCATGAACTCCGTGTGCTTCTGCCCTATCTCCATATATGTCATGCAATAAGCCAGGAATGTCATCATGTGATCCCTCTTGATCTTCCATCCCATCACCAATTTCCATAGACCTTTCTAGTTTCTCCCCATGGTGCAACCAAACGTCATAACCGTCTAGAAAACCTTTGGCTATTAGGTGATCCCTAATAATATCCCTTGTTTTCCAATATATATTTTTACACTTAGCACAATGGCATAGAAGTTCACCTCCTTGAGGTCTTCCATTAGTGAAGGCAAAGTCTAAAAATCGAGTAACACCGTTGATGTACTCTTGACTAAACCACGGTAATTTAGTCCACTCTTTGTCCATCGCTTGATAatctatatatttgaaacacaacacataacacattcaaaacacataacacattcaaaactgaattcatacaaaaaaatgcactaacagtACTAAAACACGTGCTGAGCAACCAAAAAATGACAGGGACAAAATTATTGTATATAAATGGAATTAAACTACACAAGCTAGGGACAGAATCTTTGCAATAATTATTGTATATACATTATATACCTAACATACAACTAATTAGGTAAGAAAAGCACTAACATGATTActgatttataaaataaaattcatttttagacGGCATCGGCATTATATAATCATATACATATAAATCAAAACATTCCATGAGATATACTACCACGTATTAAAATTTATGTGGTGAAGCCTAAAAGAACACAAATTGTTACCTTAAAACAGAGAAATGGAGTCACACACAAATAAAATGGAGTTGTCGCTTTCCTTCGTCTCCTTTGAGGGAATTGAGCTGTATCAATAACAAAAAGGAATCAATAACCACACTGCAGCTATGCTACGCAACTTAATAATACACAAAATTAGATTTATAAAATTCATAACAGAGTCACACAAATTCATAACAGATTTATAAAATCAATAGCCCTGTGTTTGAAACAAACAAATGCTGCCTTTTAAGTAATCTTCAGTAGCAGTTACACACAAATTCAATCTGCAGTCAAAAGCGATATCATGACTGAGAATACCTGGTCTCAAATACCAGAAGGAGGATTTcatgttttttataatattttctttctctttctgctaCATTCACTAAATATGCATAAGAAACTTCCACAGCTTCATGATTTTTAGTTTACATACTGATAGAAACTTAAAGTATGTAAACTGAATGGCCACTTAAGAGCGCAAGAAGTGTACATACAATTATAGCACAGACTATATATATCAGATACCGAAACTTAAAGTAGACATTTCAATAATTGAATTGTTCTACGCCAAAGAAAAACAACAACTAATTACAACATAAGCGACACTTCCTTACGAGATGCACGAACATTAATAGGACCCAATATAAGTTGATGCAAGAAAATTTAAGAAAACAAACTACTAAGTAGTAGTATGAACAGCAGCCACAATAGTAGTGGCACATCAGTTCATCAAATCAAGTCACTAAAACATACAATCAGTTTTAACATTGAATCCTAAAATTATGTATTGTGGA
The Vicia villosa cultivar HV-30 ecotype Madison, WI linkage group LG6, Vvil1.0, whole genome shotgun sequence genome window above contains:
- the LOC131613345 gene encoding uncharacterized protein LOC131613345; the protein is MKKVSNLQKKTAAAQKGEQVTANFRLPLFRSSAELAKKYDIKCEMVNNNNREGPSKVGIRPPFVPASRELFNLSKFETTASKIDSSADVFYPTKMRTRQTTPRKVGAECTDSTRQQVIPKTGPEIASRTRQQLTKKTGPEIVDSRTRQQQGNDKQNPSSAKQQQGSAKKQVSSSKQVSSAKQQVSSAKQQVSSAKQQVSITKQQASSANQKRPSSAKQNPSSAKEQPKEKRVADTADSRSNQNRMKRAMVEVDGNSGTEQGSGLKKTKRSPMCKSTSVEEFLKENGENSEEDECENLEEEENIMGEEENTQQNGSKQTEGASKKGTRGPTKCLKIHARKSADREEVVLDDDGEPIGPNDRTVTDLSCFLGTVARNSDLCPLVYTNFKALKKVNKDRIWEFVTDKFIIPEYGSRAVFSRINDAWRRFKKDLKKSCFLKYTTMSERLKHRPQTVPEVHFKQLISYWKNNKIQKISKINAVNRAKQKYMHRMGPTNFARIRAKLRAKKEDGKEVSQAEMFIETRQSRKGKQLDEETSSVIVSQKNLDEFVAMEEQ
- the LOC131613346 gene encoding uncharacterized protein LOC131613346; protein product: MDHRTFLPRTHSWRDDVKSFNGEEEHRTAPSMLNGAEILELLKDFNNEFGKKNKKKVDGPWKKRSIFFELPYWAQNTLRHNLDVMHIEKNIFDSIVGTLLDILGKTKDHIKARYDLQEMGIRERLHPREIGGGRSEFAKACFSMTPHEKSIFCGVIKAAKLPDGTASNISKCVQVGDKKISGYKSHGAHFMLHYLLQIAVRSTMPKEVATPLIRLGSFFRSLCQKVIQVEDLDYLEDEIVEILCQLEMIFPPSFFDIMVHLPIHLVNEVRLGGPVQFRWMYPTERYLCKLKNYVRNRAYPEGSIAEGYLAEEAITFCSRYLHSNVDTRLNRKSRNYDVTDSLETDPDDYFTTVGRPLGGAGEPFHLDVKSKDDAHRYILFNCNEVQIYISEHDQSVNLNTNKRKWTKAKSQSKEFSEWLKTRAQNDDVPLQLEKLSRGPNFVAKRYPGYVINGYRFHTRKRDANRKTQNSGVTLVSLTSSFASSKDGNPRTEPITYYGAIVDIIELYYYGNFNFVLFKCDWFEVEKDKYGLTCVCFNKKIYQNDPFVLPSQVHQCYYIQDPFDPNRHYALQTVPRDFFNIADPSNLQAESGENSDGDGELNWVREDIPATIAETPHEMNEAESDGEDFDYDDTLFDFMD